GCTTCTATTGGAACCATACTAACCATACCTCCTGTATGAGATCATAACCGTTCCTGGTCCCAAGACAGGGACCGCTAATTATGCTTTTATCACAGGTGCGCATTCAATGTCAAGCTAAATTACACCCGCAACTCGAGGCAAAACGGCGTTACTGGGAAGGGATGAAATCCAAAGCGACCGAGTTTATGCAGTACCGAAGTCCCGTCGGAGGAGGACCATCTTTGAAAACATGTCCCAAGTGTTCCCCGCATTTACTTGATACTACCTCATAGCGCCTGAGCCCGAAGGAGTTATCGGGAACTATCCTCACTGCGTCCTCACTTATGGGCCTCCAGAAACTCGGCCATCCGGTTTTTGAATCGTATTTATGCTCTGAGGAAAAAACAGGCTGTCCGCAGCCGGCAGTGACATAGGTCCCCTTTTTCTTGTTATAAAGCAGGTCTCCCGAAAAAGGAGCTTCCGTGCCTTTTTTCCAGAGAACTTTGTACTCAAGTGAAGAAAGCTTCTCCCTCCACTGCTCCGCGGTAAGTCCCATGACTCCCTCGGGCAGGGGTTTTTCAGCCTGCTCGCCACCTGCGGGCAGAAGGGGGCAAATAACAAGAACCGCAACCGCAAAAACAATCAGGAAAATTCTGCGTATAATCATGAAAACGACCTCTATTTTTCAATATAAACACCCCCTGTCGGCATGTAAAGTGCCTTAAAATCAGGTATCTAAAAAAGCAAAATCCACACCGAAGGGAGGAGGAGGGAGAAAGCATGCCGAAAACACTTGAGGTTCTTGGGGCCTACGACGAAAAACTCATAAGAAAAATTCCCGTGACAAGCAAAAGGGAGATGCAAAAAGCGCTTTCCGAGGCAAGGGCTCTTGCCGATAGGCCGTCAGAGAGAATTCCCATTCCGCAAAGAATAGAGATCCTCGAGCGGACCAGAGAGTTTGTCGAGAGAAACTACGACCGCATCGTAGCGGACGCAGCAGCAGAGGGAGGAAAACCTCTCATTGACACAAGAGTCGAGATTACGAGGGCCGTAAACGGAATAAAGGTGGCAACCGAGTCCCTCTCCAATCTCGGAGGAGAGGAAATACCCATGGGCTCAAACGCCGCTTCCCTTAACAGGATGGCATTTACTCTCAGGGAACCTATAGGGGTTGTGGTGGCCATCTCGGCCTTCAATCACCCTTTTAACCTCGCCGTTCACCAAGTGATACCCGCGGTGGCCGTCGGCTGCCCGGTAATCATAAAACCCGCACTTAATACTCCCCTTTCCTGCCTTAACCTGCTTGAAGCTCTCTACGAGAGCGGTCTTCCGGAAAAATGGGCCTGCGCGGTTATAGTGGACGATACGCTCGCCGAAGCGCTGGCCACCGACAAAAGGGTCAACTACCTCACATTCATCGGCTCCGCCAAAGTGGGATGGCATTTGAGATCAAGACTCGCGCCGGGAACAAGATGCGCTCTTGAGCACGGAGGCGCGGCTCCCGTGATAGTAGAGCGTGACGCCGACATAGACGACATGCTTCCCCTTCTTGCAAAAGGCGGCTTCTACCACGCGGGCCAGGTCTGCGTTTCCGTGCAAAGGGTTTTCGCACAGAGCTCGGTAGTGAAAAAGGTCGCTAGGGGACTTAAAAAACTCGCCCTTGAGACAAAAGTCGGAGACCCGACGAGCGAAGAAACGCATATAGGACCCCTCATAAGCCCGAAGGAGGTCACAAGAGTTCACAGCTGGGTAAAAGAGGCTTTGAGAAAAGACGGGGAGCTTCTTTGCGGAGGCAGTAGAATAGGGAAAACCTGCTACGAACCCACGGTAATCCTTAACCCGAGCCAGAACTGCAGGCTCTCGCGCGAGGAGATTTTCGGACCCGTCATAGCCGTTTACTCGTACGAGAAAATGGACGAGGCCATAGAACTGGCAAACAGTCTCCCCTACTCGTTTCAGGCGTCAGTATTCACCAAGAACATCGATACCGCACTTGAAGCCGTGAAGGAGTTAAAGGCGGCTTCGGTGCTTGTAAACGATCACACCGCATTTCGGGTCGACTGGATGCCTTTTCGTGGGGCCGGGCACTCGGGAATCGGAACGGGGGGTATTCCGTACACGATGCGCGAGATGACCCACGAAAAACTTATGGTAATAAGGTCATCCGCGGTATAAGAGGATTTTGGGGAAAAGTTCCTGCCGGGACAAATCCATCCCGGCAGGAAAATAATATCGTTGCATCAATAGAGGCTAGAAGCTGTACTCGTAAGCCAAGTAGTAATAACCGCCGTTAAATCCGAAAGGTGCCGAGCGCCGTGAGTAGGTGAAAACTCCCGGAGAATCGACTATAAGAGACCCATCGTGATCATATATTTTACCGCCCCTTGACTGGCCGATTTCGTTTTTGTCCGGCTTTACATCAAAAAGGTTGTTGGCCCCAACTTTAAGCGTACCGACTTTGCCCAGTTCCAGGCTAAGATTTGCATCGGTAATGTACTTTGCGCCATAAGTCTGGCTTTTTCCGCCGTCAACAACCGTATATTCTCCGTAACGGTGAACAGCAACCAGCAGGGATGCGAATCCTTTTGAATAAGACCCGGAAAGGGAGAACCGGTCCTTAGGCTGCCATTCTTCTATAATCGAACGGTCCTGCTCCGTAAAAAGCTCTTCAGGAAGGCCGAGCGGAAGATTCACGTCCGTGATCTCGGTTTCGTTTACAGTTCCGGCAAAAACGAGTTTTAAAGTAGAATTGTCGGAAAAGGAATGATCATAACTCGCGACCACATCCACTCCCTTGGTCGTAGTGTCCGCAACGTTCATGAAGAACTGGCCCTGCTGCGCCCCTACGCTATCCCTTACCGATTGAGGAATGGCTTCATTGCCCTCGCTAATCCTTCCGCTCAGGATAATACGATCATCAATCAGTATGTAATAGAAATCGGTTGTAATTGTGAAAGCGGGAAGCGGGTTAAACACGAAACCGGCGCTGAAATTCCTTGAAGTTTCTTCTTTAAGCTCCGGAACTCCTATCATCCTCGCAAGATCACTGTCATTGCGGAAAGTGCCCACTTCAAACGCGTCAAATTCTTCTGTCTGCTCATTAAGATTGAACTGTGTCGAGACGTTGTTGAAATAAATCTGCTGCATGGAAGGAGCCCTAAAACCCGTGCTCGCGGAACCCCTAAGGGCAAATGAATCGGAAAGTCCGGCTCGGGCGGAGAGCTTTCCGTTAAAGGTGTTTCCGAAATCGCTGTAGTTCTCGTAGCGCACCGCAGGACTTAAAAGCAACATCTCCCCTACATCAACCTCTGCGTCGGCGTAAGCGGAAAAAGCATCCCTCGCTTCCGAGAGCTCATTGCTAGGTTTGAAGCCTGGAAATACCTGTATTCCGGGAGACCCTCTGCCTCCAGGACCATCGTAGTCTTCGTATGAATACCGTTCGCCGGCTTCTATCTCATATTCCTCCCTTCTGTACTCACCTCCCCAAGCGAGATTTCCAAACGTAAAGGGAGCCGTAAAATCAAGATTCAGTGTATGCTGAAGAAGCTTCAGCTCTCCCGCATCGGCGGACAGTGGAATTGAACCGGTGTAATCCGCATCGGAGAGACATTGCTCCGCTTCACCGGTATGACACCTGACCCATGAGGCGTTATGGGAATCAGTAATCTCAAAGGAAAAAGAGTTTCCACCCACTACATAACTCGCGTCCATTTCAACGCTGTCGGTAAGGTTTCCCTCAAAACCCGCACCGAACGCGATATCATTTATGCTGGTGTTGATAAGAGGAAGAAAACCATCCGGATAAGCTGATCCGGCAGGGTTTCTGTCAAGCTGATTCGCCCTTCTGTAAAAACCTCCGCTCTCGTTTTCCCTCTTCGACAGGTCAAAGAAGCTGTAAATCTCACCGTCCATCAGGTCCACCGGCGCTCTCATGTTGAGCACGAAGCTTACGTGCGTGGAATCTGCGTCACCCACTCTGAACCTGTCCCTGTCAAAAACGCGCTCGGGATCGTTTACACTGTTGGCTGAAAGCGTCCGGGGACCACTCAGGCTTCCGCACGGGGCCGCATTTCCATCCGCATCAAGACATTCACTGCCCGGATACTGGATATCTCCCATTACCCCGGCCCTGTTGGATTTACTTCTGTCCCTTACTTCAAGGGTCGCATTAACTACGCTTTCCCCACCAAGCGAAAAACCCTTGTTTATGCTCGCCACAAGAGTTTCTCCGTCTCCTTCGTAAAGCTGTCCGGCAGTCGCCGTTATCTTGCCGTCGTAGCCGTCCTTAAGGACTATGTTTATAACACCGGATATAGCATCTGAACCGTACTGCGCTGAAGCACCGTCCCTCAGCACCTCGATTCTCTTTATGGCACTTACGGGAATCGTGTTCATGTCAACACCAGCGGTACCGCGACCCACGGAGGTGTTTACGTGTATCAGAGCGCTTTTATGGCGGCGCTTTCCGTTAACAAGCACCAGAACCTGATCAGGCCCAAGGCCCCGAAGCGTGGCGGGACGAAGAGAGTCTGTTCCGTCGCTTATGGTCGAGCTCGAGAAATTAAAAGACGGTATGAGCTCCTGAATAATCCTTCCTACCTCGGTCTGGCCCGTCGCGACGATCTCCTCTTCGGTTATGACGTCAACGGGAACGGGGGAGTCTGAAACGCTGCGTTCCTCAAAACGGCTTCCGAGCACTACGAGCTTTTCGAGTTCAAAGGCGTGCGTCAAGGGACTTAGCAAACCCGCGACGAGCAGCACGGCAAGCCCCGCAACAATTTCTTTTCTCATCTTAATCCTCCATAACTTAATAATGCAGATTTTTGATCATAACACAGAACACAGCATAGTTCAAACCGTAATATTTCAGGAAAACGGAAAATTTAGAAGTAATGACAGTTCCTTGCAAATCCTAAGAAAAACCACCGCGGAGCAAGTGCGGACGATCAGGTTTCATTCAGGCACATGAACCTTCACGCCGTTTGAAACATAAAGACATTGCTTTATACTTTCAGCCTGATCATGGAAACGGACCTAATTCGAAATTTCTCCATAATAGCTCACGTCGATCACGGCAAATCAACTCTTGCCGACAGGCTTCTTGAGTTCACGGGCACCCTCAGCGAACGCGAGAAAACCGAGCAGTTCCTCGACAACATGGAAATAGAAAGGGAGAGGGGAATAACCATAAAGGCCCAGGCGGTAAGGCTGAAGTACAAAGCCGATGACGGCAGAACCTATGAGTTCAACCTGATAGACACCCCCGGGCACGTCGATTTCAGCTACGAGGTTTCGCGGAGCCTCATAGCGTGCGAGGGAGCACTGCTTGTGGTTGACGCCTCCCAGGGAGTTGAGGCCCAGACGCTTGCCCACGCTTACCTGGCCGCTGATTCAGGGCTTGAGATGATACCCGTCATAAACAAGATAGACCTGCCTTCCGCCGAACCCGAGAGAGTGAAAAAAGAAATAGAGGATATAGTCGGAATCTCCACCGAGGACGCCGTTTTGGCAAGCGCCAAGGACGGAACCGGCACGAAGGAGATACTGGAATCGATCGTGGCGCTCGTACCGCCGCCTAAGAGCCCCGAGGACTCGAGGCTCAAAGCGCTCATATTCGACAGCTGGTTCGACTCATACCAGGGCGTCGTGATGCTGGTGAGGATATACGAGGGAACGGTAAGACTTGGCATGAGAATCAAGCTCATGGCAACTGGCAAAAAATACGAGGTGCGGAAGATAGGTGCGTTTGCTCCGCAGGCAGAGGAACTTGAGCAGCTCACGACGGGACAGGTCGGATTCATAACCGCCTCCATAAAGGAAATCGGGGAAGCTGGAGTCGGTGACACGATAACGGATGCCGATTCCCCCATCAAAAACCCCCTCGAGGGATTCAAGGTCATAAAGCCCATGGTCTTCAGCGGGCTCTACCCCATCGACACGGGAGATTACGACAGGCTCAAGGAAGGGCTCGAGAAGCTCAAGCTCAATGACTCGTCACTTGTTTACGAGCCCGAGACGTCATTGGCGCTTGGGTTCGGTTTCCGCTGCGGCTTCCTCGGGCTGCTACATATGGAAATCGTGCGGGAGAGGGTGGAGAGGGAATTCGAGGTAAATCTCATAACTACCGCGCCGACCGTCATTTACAAGGCCGTCTATCCGGGAGGAAGGGAGGTGTACGTCGACAATCCCAGCGAGCTTCCGACCGGCGACCGCTCGGCCCGGCTCCAGGAACCGTACGTGTACGTCTCCGTTCACACCCCTTCGGATTATCTGGGGCAGATATTCGAGCTCTGCGAGAAAAGAAGGGGCATACAGAGGAACCTAAGCTACGTGACTGAAAACAGGGCCATAATCGAATACGAACTTCCCCTCGCAGAAATAGTCTACGATTTTTACGACAATCTAAAATCCGTCACCAAGGGCTACGCCTCGATGGATTACGAACCCGCCGGATACAAGGACTCAGACCTCATAAAGCTCGATATCCTAGTTAACGGAAACATAGTCGATGCGCTCTCGATAATCTCCCACAAGGACAAGGCCTACGAGAGGGGGAGAGGACTTATAGGAAAACTCCGGTCGCTTATACCCCGCCAGCTCTACGAGGTAGCCATACAGGCCGCAATCGGAAGCAGGGTCATAGCCCGCGAATCCGTAAAGGCGATGAGGAAGGACGTTACTTCGAAGTGCTACGGGGGAGACGTCACCAGAAAAAGAAAACTTCTTGAGAAACAGAAAGAGGGAAAAAAGAGGATGAAGCAGGTAGGAAGGGTGGAGATACCGCAGGAAGCTTTTCTGGCCGTGCTTAAAAACGACTGACTGCAAAGCCCCTCGAAAGGAAACTTCAGTCCATCGCCCTCATCATCATCTCCGTGATCACCCGCGTTGCGCCGCTTACCGCATCAGGGTCGGTTCTCACGTTGATCACTGAAGGGAGTCCCGAGGAAAAAGCCCTTTCCAAGCCTGGGGTCAGGTCTTTTATATCCTCTATCTTCTCCCCGTACCCGCCCATTGCTTTTATTATTTCGTGAAAATCAACAAAACCGAGGTCCACTCCCTGGGTCACCCCCGCGTCAGGATAGGTTATCTCTATCTGATGCTTGGTCATTCCCCACGCGGAATCGTTGCAGACCACAACCACAAACGGGATAGAGTGTCTCACCGCGGTTTCCATCTCCATGAAATTCATGGCCACGGCTCCATCTCCGGTCACGAGCACCACGGGCTTTTCGGGAAAAGCGACCTTTGCCCCGAGGGCAAAAGGCACTCCGACGCCCATGCATCCAAGCGGGCCTCCCTTAAGGTAATGCCCAGGGGTTCTTACTTCGGATGAAAGGTCTGTCCATGACTGGCAGTCTCCGCCGTCAACCGCGATTACCCCCCCTCCCCCCAAGTAATCGGAAACAGTTTTTGCTACCGTGGCCGGGTGGATTCCCTTCGATTTGGAAACGGTCCGGCGAAACGCCGCGCGGGCGCGGGACCTTGAGGAACGGGCATCCTTCATCCAGGAACGAAAATCGAAGCTTCTCTTGTTTTCCCGGGCGTAAAGATTCGCCTTGGCGAGGAAAGAACCGAGATCGCAGACTACCCCGAGATCGGCCGGGCGGTTTCTCCCGATCTCCTCGGGATGGATATCCACCTGGACCGTCTTGGCCCCGGGGTTTATTGTCTTTCCGAACCCGGCGTAGATGCTGAGCCTTATGCCGAGAAGAATCACAAGATCCGCGTTTGCGCTTATCTCCCTGAATCCCCCGGGACTTGCAGGTGATGCCGCCCCGAAGCAGCATTTATGGTTATCCGGCAGGATCCCTCTTCCCATGTTAAGAGTGAAAAAAGGCGCTCCAAGTGTTTCCGCGAATTCCAAAATGCTTTGCTCCGCACCCGAGTACCATCCGCCGCTTCCGACAATCACAACGGGTCTTTTTGAGTCGGAAAGCAACCGGAAAAATTCCGAGATCTTGTGCTCGGGCGGTTCGCAGTCGGTATCCGGAACGGGAGCCCTTGCGGGTGAAGTCTCCTTTTCATCGCAACTGGGGTAAAGGACCTCGTAGGACATTCCAAGGTACGCAGGCCCCGGCCTGGCAGAGATCGCGGCCCCGTAGGCGGCCGAGACATATTCCTCGAGCCTTCCGACTTCGTAAACCGTCCTCGCCCACTTCGTAACGGGCCTTACGATTGCTTCCTGGTCTATCTCCTGAAGGGACATCCTGTCGTTCTCCTCGATCCCCGAACGTCCCGAAATCAGCATCATTGGAGAATTTGCCAGATAAGAACCCGATACCCCCGTGAGGGCGTTTGTAAGTCCGGGACCCGCCGTCACAAGACATATCCCAGGCACTCTTCTGAGTCTTCCGTAAGCATCCGCCGCCATCGCGGCTCCCTGCTCATGATGGGTGTCGACAAGCCTTATGCCAAGATCCGTGCATGCCCTGTAAACAGGGTTTATGTGTCCCCCTCCGAGGGTAAAGATGTCTCTCACTCCCAGATCGTAAAGAGCCCTTGAGACCAGATATCCGCCCTGTCGTCTCGCCATGAGTGGTTCTCCCGTAATCAAAC
This DNA window, taken from Candidatus Dadabacteria bacterium, encodes the following:
- the msrB gene encoding peptide-methionine (R)-S-oxide reductase MsrB; translation: MGLTAEQWREKLSSLEYKVLWKKGTEAPFSGDLLYNKKKGTYVTAGCGQPVFSSEHKYDSKTGWPSFWRPISEDAVRIVPDNSFGLRRYEVVSSKCGEHLGHVFKDGPPPTGLRYCINSVALDFIPSQ
- a CDS encoding aldehyde dehydrogenase family protein, with product MPKTLEVLGAYDEKLIRKIPVTSKREMQKALSEARALADRPSERIPIPQRIEILERTREFVERNYDRIVADAAAEGGKPLIDTRVEITRAVNGIKVATESLSNLGGEEIPMGSNAASLNRMAFTLREPIGVVVAISAFNHPFNLAVHQVIPAVAVGCPVIIKPALNTPLSCLNLLEALYESGLPEKWACAVIVDDTLAEALATDKRVNYLTFIGSAKVGWHLRSRLAPGTRCALEHGGAAPVIVERDADIDDMLPLLAKGGFYHAGQVCVSVQRVFAQSSVVKKVARGLKKLALETKVGDPTSEETHIGPLISPKEVTRVHSWVKEALRKDGELLCGGSRIGKTCYEPTVILNPSQNCRLSREEIFGPVIAVYSYEKMDEAIELANSLPYSFQASVFTKNIDTALEAVKELKAASVLVNDHTAFRVDWMPFRGAGHSGIGTGGIPYTMREMTHEKLMVIRSSAV
- a CDS encoding TonB-dependent receptor, with translation MRKEIVAGLAVLLVAGLLSPLTHAFELEKLVVLGSRFEERSVSDSPVPVDVITEEEIVATGQTEVGRIIQELIPSFNFSSSTISDGTDSLRPATLRGLGPDQVLVLVNGKRRHKSALIHVNTSVGRGTAGVDMNTIPVSAIKRIEVLRDGASAQYGSDAISGVINIVLKDGYDGKITATAGQLYEGDGETLVASINKGFSLGGESVVNATLEVRDRSKSNRAGVMGDIQYPGSECLDADGNAAPCGSLSGPRTLSANSVNDPERVFDRDRFRVGDADSTHVSFVLNMRAPVDLMDGEIYSFFDLSKRENESGGFYRRANQLDRNPAGSAYPDGFLPLINTSINDIAFGAGFEGNLTDSVEMDASYVVGGNSFSFEITDSHNASWVRCHTGEAEQCLSDADYTGSIPLSADAGELKLLQHTLNLDFTAPFTFGNLAWGGEYRREEYEIEAGERYSYEDYDGPGGRGSPGIQVFPGFKPSNELSEARDAFSAYADAEVDVGEMLLLSPAVRYENYSDFGNTFNGKLSARAGLSDSFALRGSASTGFRAPSMQQIYFNNVSTQFNLNEQTEEFDAFEVGTFRNDSDLARMIGVPELKEETSRNFSAGFVFNPLPAFTITTDFYYILIDDRIILSGRISEGNEAIPQSVRDSVGAQQGQFFMNVADTTTKGVDVVASYDHSFSDNSTLKLVFAGTVNETEITDVNLPLGLPEELFTEQDRSIIEEWQPKDRFSLSGSYSKGFASLLVAVHRYGEYTVVDGGKSQTYGAKYITDANLSLELGKVGTLKVGANNLFDVKPDKNEIGQSRGGKIYDHDGSLIVDSPGVFTYSRRSAPFGFNGGYYYLAYEYSF
- the lepA gene encoding translation elongation factor 4 — its product is METDLIRNFSIIAHVDHGKSTLADRLLEFTGTLSEREKTEQFLDNMEIERERGITIKAQAVRLKYKADDGRTYEFNLIDTPGHVDFSYEVSRSLIACEGALLVVDASQGVEAQTLAHAYLAADSGLEMIPVINKIDLPSAEPERVKKEIEDIVGISTEDAVLASAKDGTGTKEILESIVALVPPPKSPEDSRLKALIFDSWFDSYQGVVMLVRIYEGTVRLGMRIKLMATGKKYEVRKIGAFAPQAEELEQLTTGQVGFITASIKEIGEAGVGDTITDADSPIKNPLEGFKVIKPMVFSGLYPIDTGDYDRLKEGLEKLKLNDSSLVYEPETSLALGFGFRCGFLGLLHMEIVRERVEREFEVNLITTAPTVIYKAVYPGGREVYVDNPSELPTGDRSARLQEPYVYVSVHTPSDYLGQIFELCEKRRGIQRNLSYVTENRAIIEYELPLAEIVYDFYDNLKSVTKGYASMDYEPAGYKDSDLIKLDILVNGNIVDALSIISHKDKAYERGRGLIGKLRSLIPRQLYEVAIQAAIGSRVIARESVKAMRKDVTSKCYGGDVTRKRKLLEKQKEGKKRMKQVGRVEIPQEAFLAVLKND
- a CDS encoding thiamine pyrophosphate-binding protein, giving the protein MARRQGGYLVSRALYDLGVRDIFTLGGGHINPVYRACTDLGIRLVDTHHEQGAAMAADAYGRLRRVPGICLVTAGPGLTNALTGVSGSYLANSPMMLISGRSGIEENDRMSLQEIDQEAIVRPVTKWARTVYEVGRLEEYVSAAYGAAISARPGPAYLGMSYEVLYPSCDEKETSPARAPVPDTDCEPPEHKISEFFRLLSDSKRPVVIVGSGGWYSGAEQSILEFAETLGAPFFTLNMGRGILPDNHKCCFGAASPASPGGFREISANADLVILLGIRLSIYAGFGKTINPGAKTVQVDIHPEEIGRNRPADLGVVCDLGSFLAKANLYARENKRSFDFRSWMKDARSSRSRARAAFRRTVSKSKGIHPATVAKTVSDYLGGGGVIAVDGGDCQSWTDLSSEVRTPGHYLKGGPLGCMGVGVPFALGAKVAFPEKPVVLVTGDGAVAMNFMEMETAVRHSIPFVVVVCNDSAWGMTKHQIEITYPDAGVTQGVDLGFVDFHEIIKAMGGYGEKIEDIKDLTPGLERAFSSGLPSVINVRTDPDAVSGATRVITEMMMRAMD